In Streptomyces capitiformicae, one genomic interval encodes:
- a CDS encoding WhiB family transcriptional regulator codes for MEWLREAACVGEDPELFFPVGTTGPALDDIAAAKRVCARCPVTSDCLNWALGSGQTAGVWGGMGEDERTALLRKDRERRRRRPAHDDRPTHSDRPTHSDRAA; via the coding sequence ATGGAGTGGTTGCGGGAAGCGGCCTGCGTGGGAGAGGACCCCGAACTGTTCTTCCCCGTGGGCACCACAGGACCGGCGCTCGACGACATCGCCGCCGCCAAGCGCGTCTGCGCCCGCTGCCCGGTGACGAGCGATTGCCTGAACTGGGCGCTCGGCAGCGGGCAGACGGCCGGCGTGTGGGGCGGCATGGGCGAGGACGAGCGCACCGCACTGCTCCGCAAGGACCGCGAACGCCGACGACGACGCCCGGCACATGACGATCGTCCGACGCACAGCGATCGTCCGACGCACAGCGATCGCGCGGCATGA
- a CDS encoding alpha/beta hydrolase, whose translation MADSREHTFAGTRGGVTAREWPCEDPRYIALLVHGYGEHIGRYEHVADTLVAHGAAVFGPDHMGHGRSAGERVLIEDFEDVVADVHAVEQLARTAYPGVPLVLIGHSMGGLIAARYAQRYGAGLTALVLSGPVIGIWEPLGVLLAPPEVPNIPLDPKQLSRDAAVGAAYANDPLVWHGPFKRPTLEAWGRMLETISKGGSIGSLPLLWMHGDDDRIVPLAGSRTGIEEFRGVDWTERVYPGARHEVFNETNKDEVLSHVKEFVDGVLAR comes from the coding sequence ATGGCCGACTCGCGCGAGCACACCTTCGCCGGTACCCGGGGCGGTGTCACCGCACGGGAGTGGCCGTGCGAGGACCCGAGGTACATCGCGCTCCTGGTCCACGGCTACGGCGAACACATCGGCCGGTACGAGCATGTGGCCGACACCCTGGTCGCCCACGGGGCGGCGGTGTTCGGCCCCGACCACATGGGGCACGGCAGGTCGGCCGGCGAGCGGGTGCTGATCGAGGACTTCGAGGACGTGGTCGCCGATGTGCACGCGGTGGAGCAGTTGGCCCGGACCGCGTACCCGGGGGTGCCGCTGGTGCTGATCGGCCACTCCATGGGTGGGCTGATCGCCGCACGGTACGCCCAGCGGTACGGTGCCGGGCTCACCGCGCTCGTCCTGTCCGGCCCGGTGATCGGCATCTGGGAGCCGCTGGGGGTGCTGTTGGCGCCGCCGGAGGTGCCCAACATCCCGCTCGATCCGAAGCAGCTCTCGCGCGACGCGGCGGTCGGGGCCGCGTACGCGAACGATCCGCTGGTGTGGCACGGCCCGTTCAAGCGGCCGACGTTGGAGGCCTGGGGCCGCATGCTGGAGACGATCTCCAAGGGCGGGAGCATCGGTTCGCTCCCGTTGCTGTGGATGCACGGCGACGACGACCGGATCGTGCCGCTGGCCGGCAGCCGTACGGGCATCGAGGAGTTCCGCGGCGTCGACTGGACCGAGCGGGTGTATCCGGGCGCCCGGCACGAGGTGTTCAACGAGACGAACAAGGACGAAGTCCTGTCGCACGTCAAGGAGTTCGTGGACGGCGTACTGGCCCGCTGA
- a CDS encoding sulfite exporter TauE/SafE family protein — translation MNTMTLWHLSAAEFAILAFAALLVGFSKTAVSGANTVSLAIFAAVLPARASTGVLLPLLIVGDVLAVLTYRRHAHWPTLWRLFPAVGAGVVFGTLFLMWADDQIVRTSIGAILLLMTAVTVWRRRTADKEDEPDAVTTRAGRAKARSYGVLGGFTTMVANAGGPVMSMYLLSAGFRKLGFLGTSAFFFLIVNVSKVPFSVGLGLIDGPSLLLDAALALFVLPGALLGKWAVDRINQRLFEQIVIAATVVGGLQLLLR, via the coding sequence ATGAACACGATGACTCTCTGGCACCTGTCCGCGGCCGAGTTCGCGATCCTCGCCTTCGCCGCTCTGCTCGTCGGCTTCTCGAAGACCGCTGTGAGCGGTGCCAACACGGTCAGTCTCGCGATCTTCGCGGCGGTCCTGCCCGCCCGCGCCTCGACGGGTGTCCTGCTGCCGCTCCTGATCGTCGGCGACGTCCTCGCCGTGCTGACCTACCGCCGGCACGCCCACTGGCCCACCCTCTGGCGGCTGTTCCCGGCGGTCGGCGCGGGCGTCGTGTTCGGCACGCTGTTCCTGATGTGGGCGGACGACCAGATCGTACGGACCTCGATCGGCGCGATCCTGCTGCTGATGACGGCCGTCACAGTCTGGCGCCGCCGCACCGCCGACAAGGAGGACGAACCGGACGCGGTCACGACCCGCGCCGGCCGCGCGAAGGCCCGCTCGTACGGCGTGCTCGGCGGCTTCACCACCATGGTCGCCAACGCCGGCGGCCCCGTGATGTCCATGTACCTGCTCTCGGCCGGCTTCCGGAAGCTCGGCTTCCTGGGCACGTCGGCCTTCTTCTTCCTGATCGTCAACGTCTCCAAGGTGCCCTTCAGCGTGGGCCTCGGCCTCATCGACGGCCCGTCCCTGCTGCTGGACGCGGCGCTCGCCCTGTTCGTCCTGCCGGGCGCGCTGCTCGGCAAGTGGGCGGTGGACCGCATCAACCAGCGGCTGTTCGAGCAGATCGTGATCGCCGCGACGGTCGTGGGCGGCTTGCAGCTACTGCTGCGCTGA
- a CDS encoding HAD-IIA family hydrolase, producing MASKRAVLIDIDGVLTVSWKPLPGAVEALAEIRGAGLAVALVTNTTSRTRASIAETLGGAGFPVSAEDILTAPSVTAAYLAAHCPGARCALLNSGDIREDLAEVNVVDSQDMDFEDIDVKDIDVEDTDTVPDVVIVGGAGPEFDYASLNRAFGHLQRGARLVAMHRNLYWRTDEGLQLDAGAFLAGLEQAARTEAEITGKPAPAFFEAALAHVGVGAEEALMVGDDIESDVLAAQRAGVTGVLVRTGKYLPETHRAASGRPDHVIDSFADLPALLSGSAQQ from the coding sequence ATGGCCTCGAAACGTGCCGTCCTCATCGACATCGACGGAGTGCTCACCGTCTCGTGGAAGCCGCTGCCCGGCGCGGTCGAGGCGTTGGCGGAGATCCGCGGGGCCGGTCTGGCGGTCGCCCTGGTCACCAACACGACGTCCCGCACCCGTGCGTCGATCGCCGAGACGCTGGGCGGCGCGGGGTTCCCGGTGAGCGCCGAGGACATCCTGACCGCGCCCTCCGTGACCGCCGCGTACCTCGCCGCGCACTGTCCCGGGGCGCGCTGCGCGCTGCTGAACAGCGGTGACATCCGCGAGGACCTCGCCGAAGTGAACGTGGTCGACTCCCAGGACATGGACTTCGAGGACATCGACGTCAAGGACATCGACGTCGAAGACACCGACACCGTGCCGGATGTCGTGATCGTCGGTGGTGCCGGTCCCGAGTTCGACTACGCCTCGCTCAACCGGGCCTTCGGGCACCTTCAGCGCGGTGCCCGGCTGGTCGCGATGCACCGCAATCTCTACTGGCGGACGGACGAGGGGCTGCAACTGGACGCCGGTGCGTTCCTCGCAGGGCTGGAGCAGGCCGCCCGTACCGAGGCCGAGATCACCGGGAAGCCGGCGCCGGCGTTCTTCGAGGCGGCACTGGCGCACGTGGGCGTCGGCGCAGAGGAGGCGCTGATGGTGGGCGACGACATCGAGTCCGATGTGCTGGCGGCGCAGCGGGCCGGGGTCACCGGAGTCCTTGTGCGGACCGGCAAATATCTGCCGGAGACCCATCGGGCGGCGAGCGGCAGACCCGACCATGTGATCGATTCCTTCGCGGACCTGCCCGCCCTGCTGAGCGGCTCAGCGCAGCAGTAG
- a CDS encoding cobalt-precorrin-6A reductase, whose product MAPHILVLGGTTEARELATTLVARPDIRVTTSLAGRVSRPGALEGDVRIGGFGGADGLADWLREHDVDAVVDATHPFATAITVNAAEAARATGTPAVVLRRPGWRPGPGDRWHDAGSLTEAAAQLPALGRRIFLTTGRLGLAAFAHLAELHFLVRSVEAPEPPLPPHTHVLLARGPFTVAGERAVLREHRVDVLVTKDSGGEATAAKLVAARELGLPVVVVRRPPLPEGVTAVPDVPGVLARLDLDSR is encoded by the coding sequence ATGGCCCCGCACATCCTGGTCCTCGGCGGCACCACCGAGGCCCGCGAACTCGCCACGACGCTCGTGGCCCGGCCCGACATACGGGTGACCACGTCCCTCGCCGGGCGGGTCTCCCGGCCGGGGGCGCTCGAAGGGGACGTACGGATCGGTGGGTTCGGCGGCGCGGACGGGCTGGCGGACTGGCTGCGCGAGCACGACGTCGACGCGGTCGTCGATGCCACGCACCCCTTCGCCACGGCCATCACCGTGAACGCGGCCGAGGCGGCGAGGGCCACCGGCACCCCTGCCGTCGTCCTGCGCCGACCGGGCTGGCGGCCCGGCCCCGGCGACCGTTGGCACGACGCGGGCTCCCTCACCGAAGCCGCGGCCCAGTTGCCGGCGCTGGGCCGTCGGATCTTCCTGACGACCGGCCGCCTGGGCCTCGCGGCCTTCGCGCACCTGGCCGAACTCCACTTCCTCGTAAGGTCGGTGGAAGCCCCCGAACCGCCGCTGCCCCCGCACACGCACGTCCTGCTCGCACGCGGCCCGTTCACGGTCGCCGGCGAGCGGGCCGTGCTGCGCGAGCACCGCGTCGACGTCCTCGTCACCAAGGACAGCGGGGGAGAGGCGACCGCCGCGAAGCTCGTCGCCGCCCGGGAACTGGGGCTGCCGGTCGTCGTCGTACGACGTCCGCCGCTGCCCGAGGGCGTGACAGCGGTGCCCGACGTGCCGGGGGTACTGGCCCGGCTGGACCTGGACTCACGGTGA